The genomic interval CACGCGAAATCCAGGGGGCAGCAGCTGGTCGCCGAAGAGGAACTTGGTGGTGGGCGCGATCTCGAAGTCGTAGACGCGGGCCACGTCGCGTACGCGCAATAGCAGGGGCAAGGCGGCGGTGAAGGCTGCGTCAACGGTTGCGTTGCCGGCCACGGGGTCTTCGACGAGATCGGCGGTGCCGCCAAATTCGCCACCAAAGGCAACGGTGATGCGGTGACTGAAGCCGTAGCCGAGGAGCACGCGCGCTCCACCGCCGCCGCCGACGGCGTTGCCGCCCCTTTCGAGCAGCAGGGCTGCGATGCCGTTGCTCTCGAGCAGCAGCACGGCTCGATGCTCGTCGCTCTGATCGCCCTTGAAGTCGTGTTGGGGCTGCAGCCAAAACGGGCAATCTTGTGCGGAATGCTGGTCCGCGTAGATGAGCAGCTTGTGCACGCGCTCGAGGCTGAGGGATTCCTCGGCGTCATCCAGGTCGTGGGTGCGAGCATAGATTTCGCTTGCCAGACCACCTTCCTCGTCGATCCGGTGCTGCAGCCATTCAGCAAGCGCGCTGCGGGTGCTGCGGTTCGCCTGGCAGGTGGAGTGCAGGGCCGACGAAGCCAGAGCTTCGACCTCCAGACGATCGACAACCCAGCCCGGTGCGGTTTGGTGGATGTCGACCATCTTGCGCAGATCCGCGTAGAGCGCGCGCACGGTGGGCTGGGCAGGCAGCGTGCTACAGCCGGTAAGGATCGCTGCAAGAGCGAGGCAGGCCCGCGACGTTACAGGCATGAGAGGAAGCCGCAGGACTGCTGCCCGGCCGCCGGCCGACCGCACCACCGTGGGCCCTTCATCGTTGCCCGGCAGGCTCACTCGTGGTGCGCCGAGCACCCTCAGCTTGGTCGCCTGTTGCAACCGCAGTGGCTGAGCCTCACGTTACGAATTCGACGCGGGGGCCCGAAGCGCACGCGCCCGTTCGCGATCGTCTGGATGCTCGTCCAGGAAGGCCTCAAAGCTCTCGTCGGAGATTTCCACTTCGATGTCGCCATGAACCTTGGCCTGGCAGCCTAAGCGGGAAGTCATGCGCACGTCAAATGCCTTGTCGAGGATGTCGAACTCTTCGTCCTCGATCTCCGAGGTCGACTCGAAGCCCCTGACCACGTACACGTGGCAGGTGGAGCAGGCGCAGACGCCGCCGCACCGGTCCCCCTCGGGCGCGCCAGCCAAACGCGCCGCCTCGAGTATGGTGGTGTCCGGTGGCACCTCGACCTCGAGGCCCTCCTGCTTGAACCTGACGCGGGGCATGGCTCAGTCCCCTCCAGCATCGAGCGGCGCCATCGCTTCCGGCAGATGGGCTTCGATGCCGGTTGCGTGCTGTGTCTCCTGTTCCACGTCTCCGACGGCGCGTCCCGCGAGCGCCCTGCGGATGCTCCGGTCCATGCGGCGGCCGGCGAACGGCCGGCAAATCGCGTCGAGCGCCTCGATCCGGTCGGTTATCAGGCCGTGGCTCGTGCCTTCGCTTGCTCGCGCCAGGTCCTGCAGCGCCTGCTCGATGCGTTGCGACTCCTGGGGCGGCACCAAGTCGGCGTCTGCCGCGAGAGCCGTACGTGTGGCCTGTGAAATGCGCTCGGCCTCCACGCGCTTCTCGCGCAAGGCGCGCGCTGCCACGTCTTGCTCCGCGTGCTCGTACGCGTCCAGCAGCATGCGTTCGATGTGCTCGTCGCTCAGCCCGTAGCTCGGGGTGACCTCGACGTGCTGTTCGATTCCGGTGGTGAGCTCCTTGGCACTCACGTGCAGGATGCTGTCTGCGTCGACGTGAAAGCGTACCTCGAGGCGTGCAGTGCCTGCAGGCATGGGGGGAATGCCCTTGAGTGTGAAATGCGCGAGCGGACGGCAGTCGGCCGCGAGTTCCCGTTCGCCCTGCACGACATGCAGCTCGAATCCCGTCTGACCGTCGGCGTACGTGGTAAAGACCTGCGCGGCCTCGGTGGGAATCGATGCGTTGCGGGGCAGGATCTTCTCCGCGACTCCGCCCATGGCTTCGATGCCCAGCGATAGAGGCAGCACGTCGAGCAGCAGCACATCGTCCCTGGGTACCTCACCAGCGAGCAGATCGGCCTGCAGGGCCGCGCCGAGCGCTACGACCTGGTCGGGGTCGATGTCAGCCAACGGCTCGCGGCCAAACAGCTGCGCGACGTAGCGTCGCACGGCAGGCATACGCGTGGCGCCGCCGACCAGGATGACGCCGTCCAGGCGGTCACCAGTTAGGTCGGCGTCTCGCAAGGCGCGCTTACAAGCCAGCCCGGTGCGATCCAACAAGGGCCCGATGAGCATCTCGAGCTCGCTTCGCAACACGCGTTCGGTCAGCTCGGAGCCGTCCGCGTGTTTGAGCACCACATCGACCGCTGGCTGTTCGGTCAGCGCATGCTTTGCGGCCCGCGCGGTGTCGAGCGCAGTCTGGACCACGTCGGGCGCGATCGCAGCGGCCTCTTTGGGGTAGCTCATGGCGCCCAATAAACGAACAGCCAGCGCGCGATCCATGTCGTCGCCTCCGAGCTGGCTGTCGCCACCCGTGGAGCGTACCTGAAACACGCCATCGTCCAGAGATAGGATCGTGATATCGAACGTGCCTCCACCGAGGTCGTAAATGGCAAACGTGCCGTTCTGCTTGCTCTCGAGTCCATAGGCGAGCGCGGCGGCCGTGGGCTCGTTCAGCAGCCGCAGCACCTCGAGGCCTGCGAGACTTCCCGCGTCCTTGGTTGCTTGACGCTGCGCATCGTCAAAGTAGGCGGGCACGGTGATCACGGCACCTGCCACCTCACCCAAGGTTTCTGTTGCACGTTTCCGCAGGTACCCGAGAATCTCTGCGCTCACCTCGACCGGCGTCACGACGCGCCCGCGCGCCACCGCGAACCTGACCACGGGCCCCTCGTGGGTGGCGAAGCGGTGGGTGCTGAGGTCGCGGGTCTGCGGGTCATCGGCGCCACGCCCCATGAAGCGCTTCACGCTTACGATGGTGTCACCGGGATGCGTGGACGCAAACGCTTTCGCCTCCTGGCCAACCAGGCACGAGCCGTCGTGCTTGTAATGCACGACGGAAGGCACGAGGGCCTCGTCATCGCAGTCGTGCAGGGTCACCGCTGCACCCACGGGCGTGACGTACGCTACGAGGCTGTGCGTGGTGCCGAGATCGATGCCTATCGCACGCGGACCGGCAACGGGATCGTCTATCTGGAGTAGAGCCATCGCGTGTCCAATGAAAGTGCTAGGTTCCGGCGCCTTGGCGGCGTTCGCCGAACAGCATCGATCGCTTCAACATCCGAATCCCTCGCGAGCGGCTAGAGCGCCGATCGGTTTGCATACGTCGTGGACTCCAAGCATTTCGTTCCAGACCCGAGCGCCCCCGCAGTCCCGGAACGAGGCGCAGCAGCGCTACACCGCAGTGAGGAGCGAAGAGGCAAGCCGGGGCTGGGGCGAAAGGCGCAGGATTGCATAGGATTCAAACCGGTCGGCGCTCCATGCTGGCCGCTCAGCTCGAGCCGGAAACAGCCGGGATCGCGCTGGCCGCAAGGGTCTCCTCCGCGAGCGCGGTCTCGTCCAAGAAGCGCTGGTAGAAGCGCAGGCGTCCCAGCGCTTGCTCGAGCCGTTCGATGTCGTGGGAGCGGTCGCCGTTCGCGCGGGCGCCTTCGAGCTTTCTGAAGCCATCCCGCAAGACCTGGATCTCCTCTTCGCGCATCGCGCCTACCCGGTCCGCCAGCGAGCGGACCCGACTCGCTTCATGGGTCGTCTTGGCCTCACTGAGCGCTTCACGCAGCTGCATGATCCGCATCAGGAATTCGGGATCCGGGGGTGGCTTGGTTTCTCCGCGAGTGCCCCAGAGCTCGAGCAAGACGTT from Pseudomonadota bacterium carries:
- a CDS encoding 2Fe-2S iron-sulfur cluster-binding protein, with the protein product MPRVRFKQEGLEVEVPPDTTILEAARLAGAPEGDRCGGVCACSTCHVYVVRGFESTSEIEDEEFDILDKAFDVRMTSRLGCQAKVHGDIEVEISDESFEAFLDEHPDDRERARALRAPASNS
- the hscA gene encoding Fe-S protein assembly chaperone HscA; translated protein: MALLQIDDPVAGPRAIGIDLGTTHSLVAYVTPVGAAVTLHDCDDEALVPSVVHYKHDGSCLVGQEAKAFASTHPGDTIVSVKRFMGRGADDPQTRDLSTHRFATHEGPVVRFAVARGRVVTPVEVSAEILGYLRKRATETLGEVAGAVITVPAYFDDAQRQATKDAGSLAGLEVLRLLNEPTAAALAYGLESKQNGTFAIYDLGGGTFDITILSLDDGVFQVRSTGGDSQLGGDDMDRALAVRLLGAMSYPKEAAAIAPDVVQTALDTARAAKHALTEQPAVDVVLKHADGSELTERVLRSELEMLIGPLLDRTGLACKRALRDADLTGDRLDGVILVGGATRMPAVRRYVAQLFGREPLADIDPDQVVALGAALQADLLAGEVPRDDVLLLDVLPLSLGIEAMGGVAEKILPRNASIPTEAAQVFTTYADGQTGFELHVVQGERELAADCRPLAHFTLKGIPPMPAGTARLEVRFHVDADSILHVSAKELTTGIEQHVEVTPSYGLSDEHIERMLLDAYEHAEQDVAARALREKRVEAERISQATRTALAADADLVPPQESQRIEQALQDLARASEGTSHGLITDRIEALDAICRPFAGRRMDRSIRRALAGRAVGDVEQETQHATGIEAHLPEAMAPLDAGGD
- the hscB gene encoding Fe-S protein assembly co-chaperone HscB, whose translation is MDPFAALGLPRRYDIATDELEGRYRQLQRALHPDRHVRASPGERRLRLAKAMEVNEAFRTLRDELQRANVLLELWGTRGETKPPPDPEFLMRIMQLREALSEAKTTHEASRVRSLADRVGAMREEEIQVLRDGFRKLEGARANGDRSHDIERLEQALGRLRFYQRFLDETALAEETLAASAIPAVSGSS